A portion of the Paenibacillus hamazuiensis genome contains these proteins:
- a CDS encoding DUF2161 domain-containing phosphodiesterase, whose product MAIRSETELYAPVKAYWEALGYDVRGEVHHCDVVAIRGEEEPVVIELKKSFNIPLLLQAIDRLRLSPNVYVAFELPSKGKAPHGATWTDIRKLCRMLGLGVMTVQFYKTRKPKVEIVCHPEAYMPRPNKRAARLVVQEFKERTADYNVGGSTRRKLVTSYREKALHCASLLKRHGPMSPRQLKELTGNAKAAGLLQKNYYRWFQRVERGVYRLSPLGEQAVAEYAHVVEGFAAETAAAKTETAGKPAAASKPGMSAAPDAWIQEAAAAASTSGKRRRRSRP is encoded by the coding sequence ATGGCCATTCGAAGCGAAACGGAGCTGTATGCGCCGGTTAAAGCATATTGGGAAGCACTTGGGTACGATGTGCGCGGGGAGGTTCATCATTGCGATGTCGTCGCCATTCGGGGAGAGGAGGAGCCGGTGGTGATCGAGCTGAAAAAAAGCTTCAACATCCCCTTGCTGCTGCAGGCCATCGACAGGCTGCGGCTCAGCCCGAACGTGTACGTCGCCTTCGAGCTGCCCAGCAAAGGAAAAGCGCCGCATGGCGCAACCTGGACCGATATCCGCAAGCTATGCCGGATGCTCGGACTCGGGGTGATGACGGTGCAGTTTTATAAAACGCGCAAGCCGAAGGTGGAGATCGTCTGCCATCCGGAAGCGTATATGCCCCGCCCGAACAAACGGGCAGCCCGGCTTGTCGTGCAGGAGTTTAAGGAGCGGACAGCCGATTACAACGTGGGCGGAAGCACAAGGCGCAAGCTAGTCACGTCGTACCGGGAAAAGGCGCTGCACTGCGCCTCTCTGCTGAAGCGGCACGGTCCGATGAGCCCAAGACAGCTCAAAGAGCTGACGGGAAATGCGAAAGCGGCGGGACTGCTGCAAAAAAATTATTACCGCTGGTTTCAGCGTGTGGAACGCGGGGTTTATCGGCTTAGTCCGCTCGGCGAGCAGGCGGTGGCGGAATATGCGCACGTGGTGGAGGGATTCGCGGCGGAGACGGCGGCAGCCAAAACGGAAACCGCCGGCAAGCCGGCTGCAGCAAGCAAGCCCGGCATGTCTGCCGCCCCGGACGCTTGGATCCAAGAAGCGGCGGCAGCCGCTTCAACATCAGGCAAGCGCCGGCGCCGCAGCCGGCCGTGA
- the fabF gene encoding beta-ketoacyl-ACP synthase II yields the protein MQHQFPRVVITGMGVITPIGNRVAAFWEGLVRGRSGIAAIPGSDFDEYKTRIAGVVRDFDPEAEFGKKEARRMDRYTQFAVAAAKEALEDAGLEAGGADPERVGVYIGSGIGGIHTLLENYRTLLNRGHGRVSPTVVPMMIANMAAAQVSMIYGFTGPTLAPVTACATGNNAIGEAFKLIQRGAADVVVAGGAEATITDLAMAGFGNATAMSTRNDEPQRASRPFDAERDGFVSSEGAGIVVLESLEHAKRRGARIHAEIIGYGASSDAYHMVATDPEGMGAYRAMREAVRDAGIRPEDIDTINAHATSTQQGDRSETLAIKKLLGQRAYEVPVSANKSMLGHMLGAAGGVEAVALIKTLQEGVIPPTINLEHPDPECNLDYVPNEARSAKLEIGLSNSFGFGGHNAVLIFKRWGE from the coding sequence ATGCAGCATCAATTTCCGCGTGTAGTTATAACGGGCATGGGAGTCATCACGCCGATCGGCAATCGTGTGGCGGCGTTTTGGGAAGGGCTTGTCCGGGGGCGCTCCGGCATTGCCGCGATACCCGGCTCCGATTTCGATGAATATAAAACGAGAATTGCCGGGGTCGTCCGCGATTTTGATCCGGAAGCGGAGTTTGGCAAAAAGGAAGCGCGCCGAATGGACCGCTACACCCAGTTCGCCGTAGCGGCCGCCAAAGAAGCGCTGGAGGATGCGGGGCTTGAGGCGGGAGGAGCGGATCCCGAACGCGTCGGGGTTTACATCGGCTCCGGCATCGGCGGCATTCATACGCTGCTGGAAAATTACCGCACGCTGCTCAACCGGGGACACGGCCGCGTCAGCCCGACGGTCGTGCCGATGATGATCGCCAATATGGCGGCGGCACAGGTCAGCATGATTTACGGGTTTACCGGTCCGACGCTCGCACCGGTGACCGCCTGCGCCACCGGCAATAACGCGATCGGCGAAGCGTTCAAGCTGATCCAGCGCGGCGCGGCTGACGTTGTGGTGGCCGGCGGCGCGGAAGCGACGATCACCGACCTTGCCATGGCGGGCTTCGGAAACGCGACCGCGATGTCGACGCGAAACGACGAGCCGCAGCGGGCAAGCCGACCGTTCGATGCGGAGCGCGACGGCTTTGTCTCTTCGGAAGGAGCGGGCATCGTCGTGCTCGAGTCGCTGGAGCACGCAAAGCGCCGGGGGGCCCGCATTCATGCGGAAATTATCGGGTACGGCGCATCGTCCGACGCATACCATATGGTCGCGACCGATCCGGAAGGGATGGGGGCGTATCGGGCGATGAGGGAAGCGGTCAGGGATGCCGGAATCCGTCCCGAGGACATCGATACGATCAACGCTCACGCCACAAGCACGCAGCAGGGAGACCGCTCGGAGACGCTCGCGATCAAGAAGCTGCTCGGCCAGCGCGCTTATGAGGTGCCGGTCAGCGCGAACAAATCGATGCTCGGCCATATGCTCGGAGCCGCCGGCGGAGTGGAAGCGGTCGCTCTCATCAAGACGCTGCAGGAAGGCGTCATTCCGCCGACGATCAACCTGGAGCATCCCGATCCGGAATGCAATCTGGACTATGTGCCGAACGAGGCAAGGTCCGCGAAGCTTGAGATCGGCTTGTCGAATTCGTTCGGCTTTGGCGGGCACAATGCGGTGCTTATTTTTAAAAGGTGGGGCGAATAA
- a CDS encoding extracellular solute-binding protein: MKKKLGIIGLSLVLTTSIVAGCAKKEQTPAAGGNTAAGGKNITLKMFQFKVEIAEPLAKLAAEYEKANPGVKIQIDTVGGGSDYGAALMAKFNSGDKPDLFNNGGFSDLDKWIEHLEDLSDQPWVKDLVDVAKEPMTKNGKLYGQPLNLEGYGFLYNKDLFAQAGITELPKTITQLEDAAKKLQAKGITPFENGYGEWWVLGNHFANLPFAYQQDPNAFIDSLNKGTGKIPGNPVFDQWIRLFDLQLAYGNKNPLQTDYKTQVTDFATGKAAMTQQGNWTQLQLTQTNPNLKVGFLPMPISDDPAANDKLFVGVPNNWVINKNSPNKEEAKKFLNWLVTSDVGKKYITNEFKFIPAFKTITGDESVLGPLAGDIMRYSKDGKTLSWNWFKFPGGEATSKKFAASMQAYIAKQMNKDQLLADMQKTWDSLKTTK, translated from the coding sequence TTGAAAAAGAAGCTTGGCATAATTGGCTTGTCCCTTGTGCTGACGACGTCCATTGTGGCGGGCTGTGCAAAGAAAGAACAGACGCCGGCTGCAGGGGGCAATACGGCCGCCGGAGGCAAAAACATTACCCTGAAGATGTTCCAGTTTAAAGTGGAGATCGCGGAGCCGCTGGCAAAGCTGGCAGCCGAATACGAAAAAGCGAACCCGGGCGTTAAAATCCAAATCGATACGGTAGGCGGCGGCTCCGATTACGGCGCGGCGCTGATGGCAAAATTCAATTCCGGGGACAAACCGGATCTGTTTAACAACGGCGGGTTCTCCGACCTGGACAAATGGATCGAGCATCTGGAGGATTTGTCCGACCAGCCTTGGGTCAAAGACCTCGTTGACGTGGCCAAAGAGCCGATGACCAAAAACGGCAAGCTGTACGGCCAACCGCTCAACCTCGAAGGCTACGGTTTCCTGTACAATAAAGATCTGTTCGCGCAGGCGGGCATTACCGAGCTGCCGAAAACGATCACCCAGCTTGAAGACGCAGCGAAAAAACTCCAGGCCAAAGGCATCACGCCTTTCGAAAACGGCTACGGAGAATGGTGGGTGCTCGGCAACCATTTCGCCAATCTGCCGTTTGCTTACCAGCAGGATCCTAATGCCTTCATCGACAGCCTGAACAAAGGGACCGGCAAAATTCCGGGCAACCCGGTATTCGACCAATGGATCCGGCTGTTCGATCTGCAGCTCGCATACGGCAACAAAAACCCGCTGCAAACCGACTATAAAACGCAAGTCACCGACTTCGCCACCGGCAAAGCGGCAATGACGCAGCAGGGCAACTGGACCCAGCTTCAGCTGACGCAAACGAATCCGAACCTGAAGGTAGGCTTCCTGCCGATGCCGATCAGCGACGATCCGGCGGCGAACGACAAGCTTTTCGTTGGGGTGCCGAACAACTGGGTTATTAACAAAAACTCTCCGAACAAGGAAGAAGCGAAAAAGTTCCTGAACTGGCTTGTCACTTCCGATGTCGGCAAAAAATATATCACGAACGAATTCAAGTTCATCCCGGCGTTCAAAACGATCACCGGCGACGAAAGTGTGCTCGGACCTTTGGCCGGCGATATTATGAGATACAGCAAGGACGGCAAAACACTTAGCTGGAACTGGTTCAAGTTCCCGGGCGGCGAAGCGACGAGCAAGAAGTTCGCGGCATCCATGCAAGCCTATATTGCCAAGCAAATGAACAAGGATCAACTGCTTGCCGATATGCAGAAAACATGGGACAGCCTGAAAACAACGAAATAA
- a CDS encoding IS110 family transposase, with protein MDAIRTCCAGLDVHQANVVVCLLKGPLHQKPTKVIREFSTVLSGLLELADWLTEEGCTEIAMESTGIFWQPVYNVLEASCTITLANAAHIKAIKGRKTDMKDAQWIAELHRCDLIRGSFVPPVEIRELRDLTRYRKKLVGHATAERNRILKVLEMANIKLSTFMSDVFGVSGRLMLQALVNGEVIEPAQIADLAKASLRSKIPQLVSALNGRVTKHHRSMIARSLKHLEFLEQSIAELEADMEVYFAPYQRQLELLDSIPGVGEHTAKIILAELGTDMSVFPTEMHLSSWAGLSPGNNESAGKKKVLP; from the coding sequence TTGGATGCGATTCGTACTTGCTGCGCCGGCCTCGATGTTCATCAGGCCAACGTTGTTGTTTGCTTGTTAAAAGGCCCTCTTCATCAAAAGCCGACGAAAGTGATTCGGGAGTTTTCTACGGTACTCTCCGGCCTGCTCGAACTAGCCGACTGGCTCACTGAAGAAGGATGCACAGAGATCGCCATGGAAAGCACCGGCATCTTCTGGCAACCTGTTTACAATGTACTTGAAGCTTCTTGCACCATCACTCTGGCCAACGCTGCCCATATTAAAGCCATCAAAGGCCGTAAAACCGATATGAAAGATGCCCAATGGATCGCAGAACTTCATCGGTGCGATTTAATCCGCGGCAGCTTTGTGCCTCCTGTGGAAATCCGCGAATTGCGAGATTTGACGAGATACCGCAAAAAACTCGTTGGGCACGCTACCGCCGAAAGAAACCGCATCTTGAAGGTTCTCGAGATGGCTAACATTAAGCTCTCCACCTTTATGAGCGATGTTTTTGGCGTTTCCGGCCGTCTCATGCTTCAAGCTCTTGTGAATGGCGAAGTTATTGAACCCGCGCAAATCGCCGATCTTGCCAAAGCCTCTCTGCGCTCCAAGATTCCGCAACTCGTTTCTGCTCTCAATGGTCGCGTCACCAAACACCATCGTTCCATGATCGCTAGATCGCTCAAACATCTCGAATTTCTCGAACAATCCATCGCTGAGTTAGAGGCCGACATGGAAGTATACTTCGCACCGTATCAGCGGCAATTAGAGCTATTGGATAGTATTCCTGGTGTTGGCGAGCATACCGCCAAGATCATCTTGGCTGAACTGGGAACGGATATGTCTGTATTTCCCACGGAGATGCACCTATCTTCTTGGGCAGGGCTTAGTCCGGGCAATAATGAGAGTGCCGGTAAAAAAAAAGTACTACCATAA
- a CDS encoding sn-glycerol-1-phosphate dehydrogenase — protein sequence MSTIEKWLESRFACGCGQEHAVPIRRIVIEPGALDAIPGYLRENRYNRVLLVADEHTMEAAGRRLLEKLAEPQPAGGGISAKVCLLTPDEQGDVAANEEAIVQVLLALGDDIGAVLAVGSGTIHDIVRFACDKTKRAFISVPTAPSVDGFTSVGAPLILRGFKQTIPAIAPEAMFADVKIMAKAPQPLIAAGFGDMLGKFTSLADWELGRELFDESYCETAAELTRQGLQLCLDHLDDIARGSELGVRKLMEGLTLSGFSMLMVGHSRPASGAEHHLSHYWEMTYLREKRRALLHGAKVGVAAVLMAERYARLAAMSRDEALERLRTKPQPDRAHDERLIRAAYGAIAPQVIAENFPAAAGAAAPTDDGSFAQRLAERWDAVMAIAGRVPSPERMAAWLTQAGGHARPEELGIAPDLLAESLENAIFVRNRFTVLRLMRHI from the coding sequence ATGTCCACTATAGAAAAATGGCTCGAAAGCCGCTTCGCATGCGGCTGCGGGCAAGAACACGCCGTACCGATCCGGCGCATCGTTATCGAGCCGGGCGCGCTGGACGCGATACCCGGGTACTTGCGGGAAAACCGCTACAATCGCGTGCTGCTGGTAGCGGACGAACATACGATGGAAGCGGCCGGACGCCGGCTGCTCGAGAAGCTGGCGGAGCCGCAGCCCGCAGGCGGAGGCATCTCCGCGAAGGTTTGCCTGCTGACGCCGGATGAGCAGGGCGACGTCGCCGCAAACGAAGAGGCGATCGTGCAAGTGCTGCTGGCGCTCGGCGACGACATCGGCGCCGTGCTGGCCGTCGGCTCCGGCACGATCCACGACATCGTGCGCTTTGCGTGCGACAAGACGAAACGCGCCTTTATTTCCGTACCGACGGCGCCTTCCGTCGACGGCTTCACTTCGGTCGGCGCGCCGCTGATCCTGCGCGGCTTCAAGCAGACGATCCCGGCGATCGCCCCGGAGGCGATGTTCGCCGACGTGAAGATCATGGCGAAGGCACCGCAGCCTTTGATTGCCGCCGGCTTCGGCGACATGCTCGGCAAGTTTACATCGCTTGCCGACTGGGAGCTCGGGCGCGAGCTGTTTGACGAAAGCTACTGCGAAACTGCCGCAGAGCTGACGCGGCAAGGGCTTCAGCTGTGCCTCGATCACCTGGACGACATTGCCCGCGGCAGCGAGCTCGGCGTCCGCAAGCTGATGGAGGGCCTCACGTTGTCCGGCTTCTCCATGCTGATGGTCGGCCACTCGCGGCCGGCTTCGGGGGCGGAGCATCATTTGTCGCATTATTGGGAGATGACCTACCTGCGTGAAAAACGCCGCGCCCTGCTGCACGGCGCCAAAGTCGGCGTCGCCGCCGTGCTGATGGCGGAGCGCTACGCCCGGCTGGCCGCGATGAGCCGCGACGAAGCGCTGGAGCGGCTGCGGACGAAGCCGCAGCCGGACCGCGCTCACGACGAGCGGCTCATCCGCGCCGCTTACGGCGCGATCGCCCCGCAGGTAATCGCGGAGAACTTCCCCGCCGCGGCGGGGGCCGCAGCACCGACGGACGACGGCAGCTTCGCCCAGCGGCTCGCCGAGCGCTGGGACGCTGTAATGGCCATCGCCGGGCGCGTTCCGTCGCCCGAGCGCATGGCCGCTTGGCTCACGCAGGCGGGCGGCCATGCCCGCCCCGAGGAGCTGGGCATCGCCCCCGACCTGCTGGCGGAAAGCCTGGAGAACGCGATTTTCGTCCGCAACCGGTTTACGGTGCTGCGGCTGATGCGCCATATATAG
- a CDS encoding class I SAM-dependent methyltransferase codes for MNMTASTWQKCLFLYKFIRFPKQIGSVTPSSKALAKKMVSSVPWDKVRHVAELGAGTGAVTKFIHEAGYPDTKVFLFEKEPVLRSRLAGEYPEYYCFPDAVQLDTAIRSKGVEQLDCVISGLPFANFPQEIRDAIIGQVVKTLKPGGLFVAFQYSLQMKKQLARHFHIEDIHFVMGNVPPAFVYVCRKKERSSR; via the coding sequence ATGAATATGACGGCTTCAACATGGCAGAAATGTTTATTTTTATATAAGTTCATCCGTTTTCCGAAACAAATAGGAAGCGTCACTCCGAGCTCGAAGGCGCTGGCAAAAAAGATGGTGTCCTCCGTCCCTTGGGATAAGGTGCGTCATGTCGCCGAGCTGGGAGCCGGCACGGGAGCCGTTACGAAATTCATTCATGAAGCCGGATATCCGGACACAAAGGTCTTTTTGTTCGAAAAGGAACCCGTCCTGAGAAGCAGGCTTGCCGGTGAATATCCGGAATATTACTGCTTCCCGGATGCCGTTCAACTGGATACCGCTATCCGCAGCAAAGGGGTAGAGCAGCTCGATTGCGTGATCAGCGGTTTGCCGTTCGCCAATTTTCCCCAGGAAATCCGCGATGCGATCATAGGACAGGTCGTGAAGACTTTGAAGCCCGGCGGTTTGTTTGTGGCGTTTCAATACTCTTTGCAAATGAAAAAGCAGCTGGCGCGTCATTTTCATATTGAGGATATTCATTTTGTCATGGGAAATGTGCCGCCCGCCTTCGTTTATGTATGCCGGAAAAAGGAAAGGAGCAGCCGATGA
- a CDS encoding NAD(P)/FAD-dependent oxidoreductase — protein MYESIIIGGGIAGLQAAILLGRMQHKVLVIDAGVGRSTLCKSYHNVLGWPNGISGKELRETGQLQAKKFGVEFVRGQATGVMKSGEAFKIAVSPVLQMSETKVAEAALVGAAGSGAGTARAGGPPEQTSYEAQTLLVATGVMDRFPELPGLVECLGLSVYVCPDCDGFEVKDRRTVIMGAGNTGANMALTLHYFTQDIIYVNHEQKPVDPPLLEQLRQKGIDYREEAIEKVLTSPDKEGEFLGVKLTGGCEIRGERGFIAFGGNEVRSSVVDGLGVERLENKHIATDPRTKMTSVPRVWAAGDVGVHAEQLTIAMGEGSQAAIWMHKELLKIRQSSGSSK, from the coding sequence TTGTACGAAAGCATTATTATCGGCGGAGGCATAGCCGGGCTGCAAGCGGCGATACTGCTGGGCCGGATGCAGCACAAGGTGCTGGTTATCGACGCCGGAGTCGGAAGGTCTACATTATGCAAAAGCTACCACAACGTGCTTGGATGGCCCAATGGCATCTCCGGCAAAGAGCTTAGAGAAACCGGACAGCTTCAAGCGAAAAAGTTCGGTGTGGAATTCGTCAGAGGCCAGGCAACGGGCGTGATGAAGTCAGGCGAAGCTTTTAAGATTGCCGTCTCGCCCGTGCTTCAGATGTCCGAGACGAAGGTGGCCGAAGCGGCATTGGTAGGGGCAGCCGGAAGCGGCGCAGGGACGGCAAGGGCCGGCGGTCCGCCCGAGCAAACAAGTTACGAAGCACAGACGCTGCTTGTGGCAACCGGCGTAATGGACCGTTTTCCCGAGCTGCCCGGGCTTGTGGAATGTTTGGGCTTGTCCGTTTACGTTTGTCCGGATTGCGACGGTTTTGAAGTGAAAGATCGTCGCACCGTCATTATGGGCGCCGGCAATACAGGGGCGAATATGGCGCTCACTTTACACTATTTTACTCAGGATATCATATATGTTAATCACGAGCAAAAGCCTGTAGACCCACCGCTGCTGGAGCAGCTTCGGCAAAAAGGCATCGATTACCGCGAGGAAGCCATCGAAAAGGTATTAACGTCCCCGGATAAGGAAGGCGAGTTTCTGGGAGTAAAACTTACCGGCGGATGCGAAATCCGGGGCGAACGCGGCTTCATCGCCTTCGGCGGCAACGAAGTGCGCTCCTCGGTCGTAGACGGACTTGGCGTAGAGCGGCTGGAGAACAAACATATCGCCACCGATCCGCGCACGAAGATGACCAGCGTGCCCCGGGTATGGGCGGCGGGCGACGTCGGCGTACACGCCGAGCAGTTGACGATCGCCATGGGCGAAGGCTCCCAAGCCGCCATATGGATGCATAAGGAGCTGCTCAAGATCAGGCAGTCCTCCGGTTCGTCGAAGTAA
- a CDS encoding stalk domain-containing protein has protein sequence MRNWKFFIFILGIIALMRSPFAFAEQQLLQFIISPHKLLINNKQLEGASLLNYGGDIYVPLRYITEQLGGSVGFDSKTGTISVASIK, from the coding sequence TTGCGAAACTGGAAATTTTTTATTTTTATTTTAGGAATCATCGCATTGATGAGAAGTCCATTTGCCTTTGCCGAGCAACAGTTGCTGCAATTTATCATTTCACCTCATAAGCTGCTTATTAATAACAAACAGCTCGAAGGCGCTTCACTTCTTAACTATGGCGGAGATATCTATGTGCCCTTGAGATACATTACGGAGCAATTGGGCGGAAGCGTCGGATTTGACAGCAAAACCGGTACGATCTCCGTTGCTTCGATAAAGTGA
- a CDS encoding helix-turn-helix transcriptional regulator, translating to MNDTVRLQALSEFLKAHRAKLQPGGVGLIPGTRRRTPGLRREEVAQLAGVSTTWYTWLEQGRDIKASVQVLDRIAWALQLGEDERQYLFMLALEQPAPPVAQDKPTAVTPALERILGELKYCPTIVSDRKCHIVGWNSAASAVFMDFERIAPEERNMIRLLFARKELKALAVNWSDFVRGFLAMFRSYYGQYVADPWYNEFIEKLSGAYPEFREFWNRNDVSSAPEVSIEFRHAKGGKMLFDLTSLQAHGAADLRLSIYTPSSGSDTEAKLRQLMQRLEPQ from the coding sequence ATGAACGACACGGTTCGTTTGCAGGCGTTATCCGAGTTTCTCAAAGCCCACCGGGCCAAGCTTCAACCGGGAGGGGTCGGGCTGATTCCCGGCACCCGCCGCCGAACGCCCGGACTGCGCCGCGAGGAGGTCGCCCAGCTCGCCGGAGTCAGCACGACGTGGTACACGTGGCTCGAACAGGGGCGGGACATCAAGGCGTCCGTGCAGGTGCTGGACCGCATTGCGTGGGCGCTTCAGCTCGGCGAAGACGAGCGGCAATATTTGTTCATGCTTGCGCTGGAGCAGCCGGCTCCGCCTGTCGCTCAGGACAAGCCGACGGCCGTTACTCCCGCGCTGGAGCGCATCCTGGGCGAGCTGAAATATTGCCCGACGATCGTGTCGGACCGCAAATGCCACATCGTCGGCTGGAACTCCGCAGCCTCCGCCGTATTTATGGATTTTGAGCGAATCGCTCCCGAAGAGCGCAACATGATCCGGCTGCTTTTCGCCCGCAAGGAACTGAAGGCGCTGGCCGTCAATTGGAGCGACTTTGTGCGAGGTTTTCTCGCCATGTTTCGTTCCTATTACGGTCAATATGTCGCCGACCCGTGGTATAATGAATTTATCGAAAAATTGAGCGGCGCCTACCCGGAGTTTCGCGAATTTTGGAACCGCAATGACGTCAGCTCTGCCCCGGAAGTCTCCATCGAGTTTCGCCACGCAAAGGGAGGCAAAATGCTGTTCGACCTCACCTCTCTGCAAGCACACGGCGCGGCGGATCTGCGATTAAGCATCTACACGCCTTCGTCCGGATCGGATACGGAAGCTAAGCTGAGGCAGCTTATGCAAAGGCTGGAACCGCAATAA
- a CDS encoding DedA family protein: protein MTYDALLQMIQTFGYPALFFALWLGIVGTPIPDEVIVMTGGAVAAHGLLQPIPAFAVTYLGVVSGLSIGYVLGRYVGTPVLDRIRRKKKMGKYMAVSEKLIQKYGPFALFLSYFFPIVRHVLPYIVGSNRMPFGKYALYSYTTGLIWTGIFFMTGRMVGSHIQEVGAVIHHYGIIVLLIVLAAGIVWGIIKYIRPLKGRSLHPPAGDTRN from the coding sequence ATGACTTACGATGCTCTGCTGCAGATGATCCAAACGTTCGGTTATCCGGCCTTATTTTTCGCATTGTGGCTCGGCATCGTCGGCACCCCGATTCCGGACGAGGTGATCGTCATGACCGGCGGGGCGGTGGCGGCCCACGGGCTGCTGCAGCCGATACCGGCTTTCGCGGTAACGTATTTGGGCGTCGTCTCGGGACTATCCATCGGGTATGTGCTAGGGCGGTATGTCGGCACCCCGGTATTGGACCGAATTCGGCGGAAAAAGAAAATGGGCAAATATATGGCCGTATCGGAAAAATTGATCCAAAAATACGGACCCTTTGCGCTGTTTCTCAGCTACTTTTTCCCGATCGTGCGCCATGTTTTACCTTATATCGTCGGCTCTAACCGCATGCCGTTCGGCAAATATGCGTTATATTCCTATACGACCGGACTTATTTGGACGGGTATCTTTTTTATGACGGGACGGATGGTCGGCAGCCACATCCAGGAGGTTGGCGCCGTCATCCATCATTACGGAATAATTGTTCTGCTGATTGTGCTTGCCGCCGGCATCGTGTGGGGAATTATCAAGTACATTCGCCCTCTCAAAGGACGCTCGCTCCATCCTCCGGCAGGGGACACCCGCAACTGA
- a CDS encoding polysaccharide deacetylase family protein produces MILRLLRLPLAVLLALSCFCFVIAAAPALAQDDKPPPVSIPVLNYHSITYDPGNIAVITPEKFAEQMHYLADKGYTTLTMKQFTDIISRKEDPPEKPVLLTFDDGYADNYEHALPLLKELGFHATLFVSPGTTDDGYFLSWDKIKEMHEAGWDIQPHGMTHPRLDQLKPEQQAYEIGEAKKQIEEQLGTTADIFCYPYGRYNATTLRLLKEYGFRYAFTIEQGKTRSTENPYKLRRIFVNGEESLKTFIYKLEKW; encoded by the coding sequence ATGATTCTGCGCCTGCTTCGGCTTCCTCTTGCCGTTCTCCTTGCTCTCTCCTGCTTTTGTTTCGTTATTGCGGCCGCTCCCGCTTTGGCCCAAGACGACAAGCCTCCTCCGGTCTCCATTCCCGTGCTGAATTACCACAGCATCACTTACGATCCCGGCAATATCGCGGTCATCACGCCCGAAAAGTTTGCCGAACAAATGCATTATTTGGCTGACAAAGGCTATACGACGCTGACGATGAAGCAATTTACCGATATCATTTCTCGCAAAGAAGATCCCCCGGAGAAGCCGGTGCTGCTCACCTTCGACGACGGCTACGCGGACAATTACGAGCACGCGCTGCCGCTGCTCAAAGAGCTTGGCTTTCACGCCACGCTGTTCGTTTCGCCGGGAACGACGGATGACGGCTACTTTCTGTCCTGGGACAAAATCAAGGAAATGCACGAAGCCGGCTGGGACATCCAGCCTCACGGAATGACGCATCCGCGTCTCGACCAATTGAAGCCGGAGCAGCAGGCCTATGAAATCGGGGAAGCGAAGAAGCAAATCGAGGAACAGCTCGGCACCACAGCCGATATATTTTGCTACCCGTACGGGCGGTACAATGCGACGACGCTGCGTCTGCTCAAAGAGTACGGATTCCGCTACGCTTTCACGATTGAGCAGGGCAAAACCCGCAGCACGGAAAATCCGTATAAGCTGCGGCGGATTTTCGTGAACGGGGAAGAGTCGCTCAAGACATTTATTTATAAGCTGGAAAAATGGTGA